Proteins co-encoded in one Paracrocinitomix mangrovi genomic window:
- a CDS encoding tRNA-(ms[2]io[6]A)-hydroxylase has translation MLGLKLKTDPKWANIASGNIHEIMTDHAWCEQKAASNAISLITLNPDKIDLVNQLTEIAMEELEHFKMVKDLMQARGLELGRERKDDYVNQLFKFCRKGGSAEESLIDRLLFSAMIEARSCERFKVLSENVEDKQLASFYYELMKSEAGHYTTFIKLAKNYADKIDVDNRWKEWLDFEGELIQNYGKKETIHG, from the coding sequence ATGTTAGGATTAAAACTAAAAACAGACCCTAAATGGGCGAACATTGCTTCAGGCAATATTCATGAAATTATGACAGATCATGCATGGTGTGAGCAGAAAGCTGCATCCAATGCTATTTCTTTAATTACACTTAATCCTGATAAAATAGATTTGGTAAATCAACTTACTGAAATTGCTATGGAGGAGTTGGAACACTTCAAAATGGTAAAAGATCTCATGCAAGCAAGAGGACTTGAATTAGGTCGAGAAAGAAAAGATGATTATGTAAATCAGTTGTTCAAATTTTGTCGAAAAGGAGGCTCTGCGGAAGAAAGCTTGATAGATAGGCTTTTATTTTCTGCCATGATAGAAGCTCGCAGTTGTGAGCGATTTAAGGTGCTTTCTGAGAATGTAGAGGACAAGCAATTAGCTAGTTTTTATTATGAATTGATGAAATCAGAAGCCGGTCATTATACAACCTTTATTAAGTTGGCGAAAAACTATGCTGATAAAATTGATGTTGACAATAGATGGAAAGAGTGGTTAGATTTTGAGGGTGAATTAATCCAGAATTATGGAAAAAAAGAAACCATTCACGGATAA
- a CDS encoding sensor histidine kinase, which produces MKDKDPRLIELMEQLVAYSNLDFDRELDVPEDDDEFGALVVGLKMLGEELKANTISLQEKEQLLKELHHRVKNNMQIIVSMLRLQSFKENDPKFISLVQDSKSRIESMALVHEMLYSTEGFEFTSLAKYVDFLQRSIFMSYAPPKHQISAHISIPEDIVFNIDNMIPLGMIINELFMNSLKHAFPKSQGDIWLNVTSLTDSIKIEYADNGIGFPKDIDPQKVDSLGMQLIIMLSDQLDGKLNFESLNNEDIKEGVKISIQIDY; this is translated from the coding sequence ATGAAGGATAAAGATCCGAGATTGATTGAACTAATGGAGCAATTAGTTGCTTATTCAAATTTAGATTTTGATAGAGAACTAGATGTCCCTGAAGATGATGACGAATTCGGGGCTTTAGTTGTTGGGTTAAAAATGTTAGGCGAAGAACTAAAAGCAAACACCATTTCACTTCAAGAGAAGGAACAATTATTAAAGGAGCTTCATCACCGAGTAAAAAACAATATGCAAATTATTGTTTCAATGCTGAGATTACAGAGTTTTAAGGAGAATGATCCAAAATTTATAAGTCTGGTTCAAGATAGTAAAAGTCGAATTGAGTCAATGGCATTGGTTCATGAAATGCTTTATAGTACTGAGGGTTTTGAATTCACTTCCTTAGCTAAGTATGTTGATTTTTTGCAAAGAAGTATTTTCATGTCTTATGCTCCTCCCAAGCATCAGATTTCGGCTCACATTAGTATTCCGGAAGATATAGTTTTTAATATCGATAACATGATTCCATTGGGGATGATAATTAATGAGCTTTTTATGAATTCGCTTAAACATGCTTTTCCAAAATCCCAGGGTGACATTTGGTTAAACGTTACTTCTTTAACTGATAGCATAAAAATAGAATATGCAGATAATGGAATTGGTTTTCCTAAAGACATTGATCCTCAAAAAGTTGACTCTCTGGGAATGCAATTGATTATTATGTTGTCTGATCAATTAGATGGAAAATTGAATTTTGAAAGTCTTAACAATGAGGATATAAAAGAGGGAGTTAAAATTTCAATTCAGATTGATTATTAA
- a CDS encoding SpoIIE family protein phosphatase produces the protein MVKKFNDLNINIKLALAFFVIAFSSIVIIGFLAYFKGKKSLEEESFNRLTAVREMKASQIEDYFKDIRNQIITFSEDHTIIEAMKDFRNGFHIIYEEVDYNEHQKGESEKRLEDYYNNEFLPRLNQNVEILGDIEHHFPTHPSSVLLQDLYIASNKNKVGEKHFLEDAGDGSLYSETHKKYHPLIRSYLEKFEFYDIFLVDNESGHIIYSVYKEVDYGTSLIDGPYSNSNLARAYQEAKKSNNKDFVRLVDFEAYHPSYNAPASFIASPIYEGDEQLGVLIFQMPIKKINDIMTNRHEWANVGLGESGETYLVAEDYTLRNQSRFFIEDRENYFKMVTEIGTPESTITQIKNFESTVGLQTVKTKGTISALEGKTDTEIFDDYRGVAVLSSYKPLEIEDMNWVIMSEIDKDEAFSHVYDLRKNILVVFVGLLLAIIFAAFFVSNKITRPIKRLTAKAEEIADGNLDIEIPVGAGDEIGTLSKSFSHMQHSIKDLVQNLEEKVEERTKELQSQKEMVEEKNREIVDSINYALRLQRAIIPTAAKVKTALPESFVYFKPKDIVSGDFYWMNEVDGQVLIGAIDCTGHGVPGAMVSVVGANGLNRCVKEFNLRQPAAILDKLTDLVKETFESGEDKVKDGMDGALCSIDLEKNIVQYAGAHNPLWVIKADAEDVEEIKADKQPIGDFDFRKPFTNHTLQLSKGDQIYFFSDGYVDQFGGPKGKKFKYKTLKKLLFEIREKSMEEQMQILDKTFKEWKRDLEQLDDVCIIGVKL, from the coding sequence ATGGTCAAAAAGTTTAACGATCTAAATATCAACATCAAATTGGCGCTGGCGTTCTTTGTAATCGCCTTTAGTTCAATTGTAATCATAGGTTTTTTGGCTTATTTCAAAGGTAAAAAATCTTTGGAAGAAGAATCATTTAATAGATTGACTGCTGTTAGAGAAATGAAGGCCAGTCAAATAGAAGACTATTTTAAGGATATTAGAAATCAAATCATTACATTCTCTGAAGACCACACTATTATTGAAGCAATGAAAGACTTCAGAAATGGATTTCACATTATCTATGAAGAAGTTGATTACAACGAGCATCAAAAAGGTGAATCTGAAAAAAGACTTGAAGACTACTATAACAATGAGTTTTTACCAAGACTTAATCAAAACGTTGAAATTTTAGGAGATATAGAACATCATTTTCCAACTCATCCTTCTTCAGTTTTATTACAAGATTTATACATAGCCAGCAACAAAAATAAAGTTGGAGAAAAGCATTTTCTTGAAGATGCAGGTGATGGTAGTTTATATAGCGAGACCCATAAAAAATATCACCCTTTAATTAGATCTTATTTAGAGAAATTTGAATTCTACGATATCTTTTTAGTAGACAATGAAAGTGGACATATCATCTATTCTGTTTATAAAGAAGTTGATTATGGAACTTCTTTAATTGACGGTCCTTATAGTAATTCTAATCTTGCTCGTGCCTATCAGGAAGCTAAAAAATCTAACAATAAAGACTTTGTTAGATTGGTTGATTTTGAAGCCTATCACCCTTCATATAATGCTCCCGCTTCATTTATTGCTTCACCAATTTATGAAGGAGATGAGCAATTAGGTGTTTTGATTTTTCAAATGCCAATAAAAAAGATTAACGACATTATGACCAATAGACATGAGTGGGCAAATGTTGGTTTAGGAGAAAGTGGAGAAACCTATCTGGTAGCTGAAGATTACACATTGCGTAACCAATCAAGATTCTTTATAGAAGACCGTGAAAATTATTTTAAAATGGTCACAGAAATTGGTACACCAGAATCAACCATAACGCAAATCAAAAACTTTGAAAGCACAGTTGGCCTGCAGACAGTTAAAACCAAGGGAACTATTTCAGCTTTAGAAGGAAAAACAGACACTGAAATATTTGATGACTATAGAGGTGTAGCCGTTTTATCTTCATATAAGCCACTTGAAATAGAAGATATGAATTGGGTCATTATGAGTGAAATAGATAAAGACGAAGCTTTTTCACATGTTTATGATCTGCGTAAAAACATCCTTGTGGTTTTTGTGGGATTGTTGCTCGCAATCATATTTGCTGCCTTTTTTGTATCAAATAAAATAACAAGGCCAATTAAAAGATTAACTGCCAAAGCCGAAGAAATTGCAGATGGAAATTTAGACATAGAAATACCTGTTGGCGCCGGAGATGAAATTGGAACACTTTCCAAATCATTCAGTCACATGCAACACAGTATTAAGGATCTTGTGCAGAACCTTGAAGAAAAAGTTGAAGAAAGAACAAAAGAACTCCAGAGCCAGAAAGAAATGGTTGAAGAAAAAAACAGAGAAATTGTTGACTCTATCAACTATGCTTTAAGACTTCAAAGAGCCATTATTCCGACAGCTGCAAAAGTTAAAACGGCCCTGCCAGAAAGCTTTGTTTACTTTAAACCCAAAGACATTGTATCCGGAGACTTTTATTGGATGAATGAAGTTGATGGTCAGGTGTTAATTGGAGCCATAGACTGCACTGGTCATGGTGTGCCAGGTGCAATGGTTAGTGTTGTTGGAGCCAATGGTTTAAACAGATGTGTAAAAGAATTTAACCTTCGACAACCAGCTGCTATTTTGGATAAGCTTACTGACCTGGTAAAAGAAACTTTTGAATCTGGAGAAGACAAAGTTAAAGACGGAATGGATGGTGCACTTTGTTCAATAGATCTTGAAAAAAACATTGTTCAGTACGCCGGAGCTCATAATCCATTATGGGTAATAAAAGCGGATGCAGAAGATGTTGAAGAAATCAAGGCTGACAAGCAGCCAATAGGTGATTTTGACTTTAGAAAACCTTTTACTAATCATACTTTACAGTTATCAAAAGGAGATCAAATATATTTCTTCTCAGATGGTTATGTTGATCAATTTGGAGGACCAAAAGGCAAAAAGTTCAAATACAAAACCCTCAAAAAGCTTCTCTTTGAAATTAGAGAAAAATCTATGGAAGAACAAATGCAAATTCTTGACAAAACCTTTAAAGAGTGGAAACGAGATTTAGAGCAACTAGATGATGTTTGCATCATTGGCGTAAAACTTTAA
- a CDS encoding gliding motility-associated C-terminal domain-containing protein, translated as MRLKLLSITILSFLANVAMAQPANDSCSDAERLCGAQVLSGTTTAATTNSTEDDLYCSIPSATVWYKFTTNSNGGNATISFSNLNFNADPTYGQSIEAMIYSTTTPCDQNNYVPYSLCTTGSTDFTIVPAAALNPNSTYYLMVNGVNTGVGVTNSAECDFDITISGEAMDSLYPTASISAFDTILCQGDVVAVETIIANCSDTASFDWYYNNSLFVSNSTGEFNTADLSESGYLKLIMNCGNLCVYRDTTDSIYFDVTTISADAGPDKFIAEGDFVTLEGNGDGAPTWTPAGTLTDAFVFEPSAFPENTTTYFLTVTNGSCEATDSVNVFVGEVVSIFSAFTPNNDDINDKWVIKNSSEYPNMEVTVYDRSGQRVFNTTGYSTPDKWWDGTYKGKPLPVSTYFYVVDLKIGDDGIFKGQVNIIR; from the coding sequence ATGCGACTAAAACTTTTAAGTATCACTATTTTAAGCTTTTTGGCAAATGTTGCCATGGCTCAGCCTGCCAATGACAGTTGTTCTGATGCAGAAAGGCTTTGTGGTGCACAAGTTTTAAGTGGTACAACTACCGCAGCTACTACTAACAGTACAGAAGACGATTTATACTGTTCCATTCCGTCCGCAACAGTTTGGTATAAATTTACCACAAATAGTAATGGTGGAAATGCCACTATTAGCTTCAGTAACTTGAATTTTAATGCAGATCCTACATACGGCCAAAGCATTGAAGCCATGATATATTCTACAACTACTCCTTGTGATCAAAACAATTATGTGCCCTATTCATTATGTACTACGGGATCAACAGATTTTACAATTGTTCCTGCAGCTGCACTTAATCCAAACTCCACCTATTATTTAATGGTGAACGGAGTTAATACCGGTGTGGGTGTAACGAATTCTGCTGAATGTGATTTTGATATTACCATTTCTGGGGAAGCAATGGATTCTTTGTATCCAACCGCGTCTATTTCTGCATTTGATACTATATTATGCCAGGGAGATGTAGTTGCAGTTGAAACGATTATAGCTAACTGTTCAGACACAGCTAGCTTTGATTGGTACTACAACAATTCCTTATTTGTGTCAAACAGCACAGGAGAATTCAATACAGCTGACCTTTCAGAATCTGGTTATTTAAAACTCATAATGAATTGTGGCAATCTTTGTGTGTACAGAGATACTACAGATAGTATTTATTTTGATGTAACTACAATATCAGCAGATGCAGGACCGGATAAGTTTATTGCTGAAGGTGATTTTGTAACTCTTGAAGGAAATGGTGATGGTGCACCAACCTGGACACCTGCAGGAACATTGACAGATGCATTTGTTTTTGAACCTTCAGCTTTTCCTGAAAACACCACAACCTACTTTTTAACTGTAACTAATGGTAGCTGTGAAGCAACAGATAGTGTGAATGTTTTTGTTGGTGAAGTAGTTTCAATTTTTAGCGCGTTTACACCTAATAATGATGATATTAATGATAAATGGGTCATAAAAAATAGTAGCGAATATCCTAACATGGAAGTTACCGTATATGACAGGTCAGGACAAAGAGTATTTAACACAACAGGATACAGTACTCCGGATAAATGGTGGGATGGCACTTACAAAGGAAAACCACTTCCGGTTTCAACTTATTTCTATGTTGTGGATTTAAAAATTGGTGATGACGGTATTTTCAAAGGCCAGGTAAACATCATCAGATAA
- a CDS encoding type IX secretion system membrane protein PorP/SprF, with translation MKKLVVLISILAFSKGFAQQLEHYTQYQFNQFAFNPAIAGTKNCLDIRTGYRFQWVGIDGAPQTGFINAHAPLRSSKRKRNAFGPKHGIGGQIKRDVFGPFSNLKLHATYALHLPITRNWNLSFGASIGFMHSAYKISDLTTEVADPSIGGTSQSFIVFPDAIAGMWLSDKKTYVGLSVHNLIGNRLDEIGQEAKLQRHVYLTGGRKFALEKKWSIIPSFFLMWTKASPIDFHLSALVDLDNKLTFGVGLRRTDAITTQIRVKLFNWISIGYSFDFVISKLSGNMWYTHEITGGFNSCSSYGNNSTTSCPSFE, from the coding sequence ATGAAAAAACTAGTAGTACTCATATCAATTCTGGCCTTCAGTAAAGGATTTGCTCAACAACTTGAGCATTACACACAATATCAGTTCAATCAATTTGCCTTTAATCCGGCAATTGCAGGAACAAAGAATTGTCTGGATATCAGAACGGGCTATAGATTTCAATGGGTTGGGATAGATGGTGCTCCGCAAACTGGCTTTATTAATGCTCATGCGCCCTTAAGATCATCCAAAAGAAAAAGAAATGCTTTTGGTCCTAAACACGGAATTGGCGGACAAATAAAAAGAGACGTATTTGGTCCTTTTTCAAACCTAAAGCTTCATGCAACATATGCCTTACACTTACCAATAACTCGAAATTGGAATTTAAGTTTTGGCGCATCAATTGGATTTATGCATTCAGCATACAAAATAAGTGATTTAACAACTGAAGTGGCAGACCCTTCAATTGGTGGAACCTCACAATCATTTATTGTTTTCCCGGATGCAATTGCAGGCATGTGGTTGAGTGACAAAAAAACTTATGTTGGTCTTTCAGTTCATAATCTAATTGGAAATAGATTAGATGAAATTGGACAGGAAGCCAAACTTCAAAGACACGTATATTTAACAGGAGGAAGAAAATTTGCCCTTGAAAAAAAATGGTCCATTATTCCTTCTTTTTTCCTAATGTGGACCAAAGCCTCACCAATAGATTTTCATTTGAGCGCCTTAGTTGACCTTGATAACAAACTAACTTTCGGAGTCGGATTAAGACGTACAGATGCTATAACTACCCAAATTAGGGTAAAATTGTTTAACTGGATATCAATTGGATACTCTTTTGATTTTGTGATATCTAAACTATCAGGAAACATGTGGTATACCCATGAAATTACTGGTGGTTTTAATTCATGTTCAAGTTATGGGAACAATAGTACAACTAGTTGCCCAAGCTTTGAATAG